CCTGACAGTTTTTATAGTTTAGATGGCAATTTAAAACAAGCACATTGTAAAAGATGGTTTCCATCTCCACATCGAATACTAGTCCTTGAGGGAATCCaggtaattattttatctgGAATCGACTCAAGTCCTGTAATTTGGTGCATCTAGTTGTCCTGTCTCTAAGTTGTTTCAAAATAGTTATCATTTCCTGCATTTCATTCTATAGTTACTGCTGAGATAACTTGCTACATTGTGTTAAGCTATCTCTCAAATGCCACTTCTGGTATTTACCTATGCACATTGACATGCCAATAGTTTCTCTGTAGCTATGGTCTTCTTAATCTATCTTTAAGGCTTTGAAAAGAACTTTTAATGCTTAACATTTGATGTTATAACGTATTATAGATTATTTCATTGATTTAGTACCGATATGTGAACATGACATTTAAAGGTTCATCTTTGCTTATTGCAGGACCCGGGCAATCTTGGTACATTAATCAGGTCTGCTTTGGCCTTCAAATGGGTAAGGTTATTGGTTTGAATAATCCTTCTTTGAACCCAATTTTCAATGAATGCTGATTGGTTCAAAATTGCCTGAAGGATTATACATGACATACCATGTCTAAGACTGCAATTTTTTGAAGTATGATGAAGCATTTGGGTATATCAAATAAGTTTTCTGATACATATNTCAAGTTCTTAGTTTTGAAGAGGCAATGCCTAATCTACCCAAACAAATGCCTCTTCCAACTTTTTGTCAGCCTTCCCTTCAGTTTTAAATTCCCCAcacaaactttattttgtacGTTTAAGCCTTTAGGAGCATCCAGACATTATANCCGAATTCCAAATGAAAATGTTGGCTGGACATCCCGAAAGTAATGAACTGAAGCCTGTATCGGTCCTTTCGCAACAGTTCGCGAATTCTTCGAAAGATATCCCATTGTGCTTGGTTTTGGGGAGTGAAGGGAGTGGTCTATCTGAGAAATGTTGGCAGGTTTGTGAGCTTTTGAGCATTCCAATGGCGGGTGGTTTCGAGTCCCTCAACGTCTCAGTTGCAGGAGGAATTTTCTTGTACATGCTGCAGGCTGTAAACGATAGACATATTTGATGTTTTCAAGATCAGACTTCTTCACAAATCATTTTGAACTATTTACAAAACATAGTACTCGAGAAACTCCACAGAactaaaggaaaaggaaacgaaAGTCGAGAAATGATTACCACAACTTGAATTCAAGTTTAATGAAACTTGATTTTACTTAATATGACTTTGACtttaatttgaacaacattctTCACGATTATTGACGATTATTGAGATACCAtaattcatatcatttccTATCTCTATACCttaattcatatcatttccTATCTCTATTTTAACGATNCAATCATATTATTCAATTGAGATACCttaattcatatcatttccTATCTCTATTTTAGTTAGCGAGATTCTCCATCTTGTTGTAAAAGCAATCTTGTTGTAAAAGCTTGATCCCTCCATGGTAACAGATTGACCGTTTACTTGGAGCTTCTCCAGCAAAANACATTTGTCGTATGGGTTAACCGATTCCCTTCCTTCGTTGATTGTTTTTCCGAAGTAAAGATGAAGGTTGTTCTGTGAGTTTCTCCTGAAATGTCGGTTTGATATGAGTAGTTTTATAATTGGCCCATTTCAGTTTCTGAAGAATTAAGTTCTTGGAATCAGGTCTAATGTAATAGCAAGCATGTGACTGAATGTTTTTGAAGCACCCTTAAGCTTCGTTCAGAGTTTTATTTGCTTGTGGCTGTTCTCTGATTCAGCTATAAAGTATAAATTGTTGGAGTTGTATAGAATAAGTGCTTTCCAGTCATTTGAATTCAATCCTAATTGgagcattaaaaaatttatgtaatgTTTCCCCATGAGGAATTTGCTAGCTCCCCCACCCCCCGGATCTTGGGAATTCTACTTCTGTCTTGTGTTAGTTCAATTTCTCATGTGGTCATTCTTTGAGGTAAATATTTTGCTCGACTTTACAAGGTTTGTATGCACATACATCTAATCTTAGTCATTTACAGAGAAATATGCAAGTTTCAAGAGACTCTGCGTGGGATAAGTTGTACATTGGAGTGCCTACTTCTGCTAGATGAAGTTGAGATTCCTGAAGAACTTGTCGATGTCTCTGTTCGTGTCGTGCAGGTGAGCCCAACTGTGATGAAAAAGCTTTCTGGAATGCAATCAACAGAATCTATTGATGCAATTGCCCTCATGAGAATACCTGACAGTTTTTATAGTTTAGATGGCAATTTAAAACAAGCACATTGTAAAAGATGGTTTCCATCTCCACATCGAATACTAGTCCTTGAAGGAATCCaggtaattattttatctgGAATCGACTCAAGTCCTGTAATTTGGTGCATCTAGTTGTCCTGTCTCTAAGTTGTTTCAAAATAGTTATCATTTCCTGCATTTCATTCTATAGTTACTGCTGAGATAACTTGCTACATTGTGTTAAGCTATCTCTCAAATGCCACTTCTGGTATTTACCTATGCACATTGACATGCCAATAGTTTCTCTGTAGCTATGGTCTTCTTAATCTATCTTTAAGGCTTTGAAAAGAACTTTTAATGCTTAACATTTGATGTTATAACGTATTATAGATTATTTCATTGATTTAGTACCGATATGTGAACATGACATTTAAAGGTTCATCTTTGCTTATTGCAGGACCCGGGCAATCTTGGTACATTAATCAGGTCTGCTTTGGCCTTCAAATGGGTAAGGTTATTGGTTTGAATAATCCTTCTTTGAACCCAATTTTCAATGAATGCTGATTGGTTCAAAATTGCCTGAAGGATTATACATGACATACCATGTCTAAGACTGCAATTTTTTGAAGTATGATGAAGCATTTGGGTATATCAAATAAGTTTTCTGATACATATTTGGGTATGCCAAACAGAACGGTGTTTTTCTGCTTCCTGGGTGTTGTGATCCATTCAACGAGAAGGCACTCCGAGCCTCACGAGGAGCATCTTTTCAGCTTCCAATAGTGTCTGGCACTTGGAATCATCTTGAGGCTCTAAAAACCGAATTCCAAATGAAAATGTTGGCTGGACATCCCGAAAGTAATGAACTGAAGCCTGTATCGGTCCTTTCGCAACAGTTCGCGAATTCTTCGAAAGATATCCCATTGTGCTTGGTTTTGGGGAGTGAAGGGAGTGGTCTATCTGAGAAATGTTGGCAGGTTTGTGAGCTTTTGAGCATTCCAATGGCGGGTGGTTTCGAGTCCCTCAACGTCTCAGTTGCAGGAGGAATTTTCTTGTACATGCTGCAGGCTGTAAACGATAGACATATTTGATGTTTTCAAGATCAGACTTCTTCACAAATCATTTTGAACTATTTACAAAACATAGTACTCGAGAAACTCCACAGAactaaaggaaaaggaaacgaaAGTCGAGAAATGATTACCACAACTTGAATTCAAGTTTAATGAAACTTGATTTTACTTAATATGACTTTGACtttaatttgaacaacattctTCACGATTATTGACGATTATTGAGATACCAtaattcatatcatttccTATCTCTATACCttaattcatatcatttccTATCTCTATTTTAACGATTATTGAGATACCAtaattcatatcatttccTATCTCTATACCttaattcatatcatttccTATCTCTATTTTAGTTAGTGAGATTCTCCATCTTGTTGTAAAAGCAATCTTGTTGTAAAAGCTTGATCCCTCCGTGGTAACAGATTGACCGTTTACTTGGAGCTTCTCCAGCAAAAATCACATGAAGGTTCTCCCTACGCAAACCAACAGGTGCCTTAAGCCTTCATGTGCTCTACTTAGATCAAGGATATGCACTGTAGGAAATGTATCTTTTCGTGAGGCCTATCTGAAAATTTACTCGTTAGGGTGAGCTTGGATGTCATGACCCGCCTATCTGAAAATTTAACTCGTTAGAgtagaataaaagaaaaaaaaaatccaataaaataaaaatagctCTTATGGAACTCTAACCACTCGaatcttctctttcctttcaagGAAGACTCCTGCATCATAGTCTTGGCCGGAATGAACCCCGACTTAGTTTCCAGTGAGTTTTTCGGTGgctccttctttcttctctcttccacttctctcaactttctctcactttttctttcaaggcCAGTCAAGACCCCATCATGGGCGGAGGGCAAAATGACCCATTTGCCCCTATTTGAcagatttttttatatttattttattttgttctattcattaattataggGAGCGTAGTAACACCGATTGATTATATTGTTTTGGATCACATTTTTCGTTCATTCTTATCCACTCGTGTACGTACTAGTGTAGATTTTGCACCCTTATCCCTTAAATCCATACAATAAATAGAGAAGTGGTGTGATGGGAAGGAGCAAGagcaagagagaaaagtataagagatggagatgaagaaggTTGGTTTGGTGGTGGCAATGTTATGCATGATGCTAATGTCCATGTCCAGTGTGGTTCAGTCTGCGGTGGACAATGAGATCATCCAACTCCCTTcacaacaaaatgaaaaccaCTTGAATTATGGTTGCTCCAGGAAGATGTTCAAATCTGTTGGATTCAAGAACAGTTGTCCTACCTTGTTATGCTCCTCGGACGTGGAGTGTTGCCCATGCAGATGCAAAACCGAATACGTTGATGACTACCCCATTAAGAGATGTATTTCAGAGTGATATATTTCCACCCTTCCTCCGCTATATCGAAAttgactttatttaaaaacatattggTTGAAATAAAACTttcattacttttttaaaaaatttaaaattgtagagagcattattaaatacatttgtatttgaaaatgattgtCCCGTCCTTGTTTTATTTCCACATTgaatattgttaaaaaaaagttgatgtTGTTGATGTTGTTGATGTTTACCCTTAAACTACCATtatataaatgattaaaaagtAATGAAACTCTGATGTGAATGGAGAAGCAATGTTTGAAAGTCACCATTTTGAAACAACAATCTGTTTCTTATACTCTTGCATTCCCAAAGTCACCATTTTGTTAACCCACTTTCCCCACAATCCANCCTTCCCCCACAatcctctctctctgtctctgaATCATGGCCATTTCCAATATTGGAGTTcaaacaaaccaccattttcATGCACTTcaattcttcatcttctctttcattctcttcaaAGTTCACTCACTTTACTTCACCTTCCCTAACTTTCAACCAAACAATCCCAACTTATTCTTTGAAGGTGATAGCTTCACCAGCAATGGTGTTATTCAACTTACAAACAACCAAGCCGACGGCCCCCTCACCGAGAGTGCCGGCCGAGCTTCCTATGCCAAGCCGATGCGCCTATGGGACGCCTCCACAGGGCAGGTAATGTAGGATGATATAATTAGTTGATTtagtttctttgatttcttccaTCATGGATAAATCCGCTGCATCCACAGGTTTCGGACTTCGCCACCCGCTTCTCCTTTAGAATCAACACACTTGACGAATCTTTATATGGTGATGGCATAGCCTTCTTCATCGTCCCTTACGATTCCAGAATCCCACCTAACTCAACAGGGGGTTTTCTTGGATTANTAACCAATCTTTATATGGTGATGGCATAGCCTTCTTCATCGTCCCTTACGATTCCAGAATCCCACCTAACTCAACAGGGGGTTTTCTTGGATTATTCAGCTCCCACTCTGCTTTTGATACCTCCAAGAATCATGTTTTTGCTGTTGAATTTGACAGTAAGCAGGATGATTGGGACTCGAGTGACAATCATATAGGAATCAATATCAATTCCATTAATTCTACTCGTCATCTTGTGTGGAACACCAGCATGAAGGATAACCGAACAGCCAATGCCTGGATAACTTACAATTCCTTCACTAAAAATTTGTCTGTCTATCTAACTTATGTTAAAGATCCTGTATTTACTAGAAATGTCAGCATCTCAACTACTGTTGACTTGAAAACTTTATTGCCTGAAAGGGTCAGAATTGGATTCTCCGCCGCCACGGGGAACTGGTTCCAAATACATAACATCATTTCTTGGACCTTCGACTCAACCTTGGAAGATAATAttggaggtggaggtggaggtggggGTGGagataacaataaaaatattggttTGGCCATTGGCATAGGTGTTGGGCTTGGTGTTTTGATATGTGGGTTGAGTTTGTTCGGATTTCTTTGGTGGAGGAGACAGTTGACAAGGAGAATGGAAGATGTGGAAGATCTTATGGATGATGAGTTTGAAAGAGGAACTGGCCCAAAAAGGTTCACTTATAGGGAATTAACTCACGCCACAAAGAATTTTGATGAGGCCGGCAAGCTTGGAGAAGGAGGGTTTGGAGGTGTTTACAAGGGTTTGTTAACCGAATCAGATACAGAAATCGCGGTAAAGAGGGTTTCCAGAGGATCAAGACAGGGGAAAAAAGAGTACGTATCTGAAGTGAAGATTATAAGTCGTTTGAGGCATAGGAATCTTGTTCAGCTCCTCGGTTGGTGCCATGAACGAGGTGATTTCCTATTGGTTTATGAGTTCATGCCCAATGGTAGCCTGGATACTCACCTCTTCAAAGGTAAAACCATGCTAACTTGGGAGGTTAGATACAAAATAGCAGTAGGTTTGGCTTCTTCTTTGCTATATCTTCATGAAGAATGGGAACAATGCGTGGTGCATAGAGATATCAAATCCAGCAATGTAATGCTGGACTCTAATTTCAACGCCAAACTCGGGGATTTCGGGCTTGCAAGGTTTGTGGACCATGAGATGGGCTCACAAACAACTGTTCTGGCTGGCACCATGGGGTATCTAGCACCAGAGTGTGTGACGGATGGCAAGGCCAGTAAGGAATCAGATGTTTACAGTTTTGGTGTGGTTGCTCTTGAGATTGCCTGTGGACGGCGGCCAGTAGAAGCAAGAGCGGAACCTGATCAAGTGAGGCTTGTGGAGTGGGTGTGGGGGATGTATGGCAGAGGCCAAGTCCTAGAAGCTGCAGACAAGAGACTGGAAATGGACTTCGATGAGCAACAAATGGAGAGTTTGATGGTGGTGGGACTATGGTGCTGCCACCCTGACTTCAAGATGCGGCCCTCCATAAGACAGGTGATTAATGTTCTAAATGTTGAAGCTCCACTGCCCGCCCTGCCTTCAAAGTTACCCGTGCCGATGTACTTTGCGCCGCCGTTGAATTCATGCAAGTTAACGTACACATCGACAGGTTCCACCGAGACGCTAGTGGATAGAAGTGAGTGTTCGTGTAGTAATTGTTCGACTTGCACCACAGAATCATCCGGATCAAGTATGTCGCTTTTGAAATCACAAACACAGCATTAGTTTGCAGCCTACATAGCCTCATGGTTGTTATTAAGATTTTTCGGTTTTACCATTTTATGTAAAAGATGCTccaaatggtgttttgttctgtccaatattatttcaattggCTTGATTGAGCCTGTGCCCCTCGGCTAGTGGgatgaacaaagaaaaggTGTGCTAAACCtatcttataaattattttcctctttaatTTTTGCTTTAATTGTTGGAGTTGTGTAGAATATGTGCTCTCCTGTCATTTGAATTCAGTCCTACTTGGAGCATAACCAAATTTATGTAATGTTTTCCCATGAGGAATTTGCTAGCTCCCCCCACCCCCCCGGATCTTGGGAATTCTACTTCTGTCTTGTATTAGTTCAATTTCTCATGTGGTCATTCTTTGAGGTAAATGTTTTGCTCGACTTCACAAGGTTTGTATGCACATACATCTAATCTTAGTCATTTACAGAGAAATATGCAAGTTTCAAGAGACTCTGCGTGGGATAAGTTGTACATTGGAGTGCCTACTTCTGCTAGATGAAGTTGAGATTCCTGAAGAACTTGTCGATGTCTCTGTTCGTGTCGTGCGGGTGAGCCCGACTGTGATGAAAAAGCTTTCTGGAATGCAATCAACAGAATCTATTGATGCAATTGCCCTCATGAGAATACCTGACAGTTTTTATAGTTTAGATGGCAATTTAAAACAAGCACATTGTAAAAGATGGTTTCCATCTCCACATTGAATACTACTCCTTGAGGGTATCCAGGTAGTTATTTCATCTCGAATCAACCCAAGTCCTGTAATTTGGTGCATCTAGTTGTCCTGTCTCTAAGTTGTTTCAAAATAGTTATCATTTCCTGCATTTCTTCCTAGAGTTACTACTGAGATAACTTGCTACATTGTGTTAAGCTATCTCTCAAATGCCACTTCTGGTATTTACCTGTGCACATTGACATGCCAATAGTTTCTCTGTAGCTAAGGATTTAGCATTTGATGTTATAAAGTATTACAGATAGTTTCATTGATTTAGTATGGATATGTGAACATGACATTTAAAGGTTCATCTTTGCTTATTGCAGGACCCGGGCAATGTTGGTACATTAATCAGCTCTGCTTTGGCCTTCAAACGGGTAAGGTTATTGGTTTGAATAATCCTTCTTTGAACCCAAATATCAATGAATGCTGATGGACATACTCACCTTGATGGTTCAAAATTACCTGAAGGATTATACATGACATACCATGTCTAAGACTGCAATTTTCTGAAGTATGATGAAGCATTTGGGTATGTCAAATAAGTTTTCTGATACATATTTGGGTATGTCAAGCAGAATGGTGTGTTTCTGCTTCCTGGGTGTTGTGATCCATTCAACGAGAAGGCACTCCGAGCCTCACGTGGAGCATCTTTTCAGCTTCCAATAGTGTCTGGCACTTGTACATGTTTTCAAAATCAGAGTTCTTCACAAATCATTTTGAACTATTTACAAAGCATACTACTGAAGAGAAACTCCACAGAACAATGATTAGTGGTAATAAGAAGTCTAACTCCAAAAAGTCTTATATGAATCACTCTTTGGATaagtaaaacaaataattatattaaaagaatcTTCCGggattgaaaatttcaaaatgtgtACTCTCCAccaagttttttaattttatgaaacaTGTCTATTGAAGCTTTCTccccttaatttttttaaatggatgGACGTGTggcaatttcttttaataattaaaataaaatcttttaaattcataaatgtCGAACACATTaccatataataaattttatacaaGTTGTATCAATATCTACTGCATGTACGCCAAACTTTCATGAGTTGTAGTCGATTTTTCACAAATTGATCATAATTACAAGTGAGTCAAAAGACTAATTTTTCCatgtaattatatatttttaccattATTAATCCTCTGACAGAAGATTATAAGATCTTAtcataaactaatttaatGAGAGTTTGACTTCACTTTTCAAGGCTCGAAATTAGTAAATACTATTAATTTACTTTTGGTTGTGTCTAAACAAGTTAGGTTGTCTGCAGATTTAGAGGGAGACATTAGGAACTAGAAATTTCcactccacaatgatatgataccAATAAAGATAGTATTAGAACGGTAGGGAAGACTACTCTTAATAATCaaacaattttcttaataaattaaaaaaagaagtaataaattaaaaaaaaaaaaagtatttgatCCATTAATCAACATTAATCAATATTTAAGGTGGAGTTGCTACAACAACCTTTAAAGAAAAGGTCAACTGATATACAATAATATATGCAGGGGAAtgcatttgaattttaaactcCTATTTTGCACAAAAGCCCATTCTTTTTACAACACCCATTCACACACcaactaaaaataacaattcTAACGTTCCAAActtacaataaaatatttggaaggACTTAATTTATCAACTATTGTTATGGGCCGAAAGtagaacaaatgtactcacaacaccagtaaacaaaattacatacagagacaccaagatatttacgtggttcggagGGAGGAAGTTCCCCTACCTCCACCGTTGACAACTAATCACTAAAACAAAGGGTTACAAGTGAATACCTCACTATCACACCTACAAGTGAATACCTCACTATCACACCTCAAAGACTCTCACCCATATGTCATTCAAGAAATGAAATGTGACACACAAAACTCCTCCAAATCCCTATACCACTTGTTATGAATGGagggagaaatctctctccctaTTGGAGAATAAAATTAGCTATTATATAGCATTGCAGAATCAAATCTTCCATAGACTAAATCTAAATCCAATTCAAATAACCAatctaaatctaattcaaataaccaatcaaatctaattcaaataaccaaatcaaataaaaaaacttatgACAAATTACAACAACTATGACGTGGGTGTGGAAGAAGAGGCTGGGTATCCTCCATCTTAATGGGCATAAATTAAAGCCAATTGCGAGGGCTGCCAACTTGGTGCAAGGATAAGTCTCACCAACATCGAAGTTGAATCTTAACATGAGTAATGCACAATTTGAACGAAGATTCCACTTGAAATTTGGACGCTTACGAAGACTTTTACTTCCATTAAGTTCATGCACATTCATCCaggataataaataaaaaagggctTTGAGGTCCATCAAACCAATGCCTTGCTTGCTTCCTTTTCCAAGTTGCCTCCTCGATTGGCTCCTCAAGTCGTggattctaaattttttaaaatctccgGTAGCCTATGAGGACATTTTAAGAGTTTATTATTGAAGTGGTTACTTattccaattaaaaaaaaaaatacaacttGAATGGATGGTGTTGGACCAATTAAACTTTGAATTATAAGAGTCTACACAAAATTTAACCctaaaaaaagtttgaaaaatcaaatattattttattttatgactaaatcaaaatttaacatcttttgcaataattttgtaataagaTGTTAAAGCACAACTTTTGTTTCATATAAAACTCTCATGTGTATCgagaagcaaaagaaaagttgaagtcaatgttccaaatgttttatatttgaacACAACAACGCAATCCTTTTCTCATATTCTTGCATTCCCAAAGTCACCATTTTGTTAACCCACTTTCCCCATAATcccttctctctctgtctGTGAATCATGGCCATTTCCAATCTTGGAGTTcaaacaaaccaccattttcATGCACTTcaattcttcatcttctctttGATTCTCTTCAAGGTTCATTCACTTTCCTTCACCTTCCCTAACTTTCAACCAAACAATCCCGACCTATTTGTCGAAGGTGATAGCTCCATCAGCAATGATGTTATTCAACTTACAACAAACCAAGTCGACGCCTCCCTCACCGAGAGTGCCGGCCGAGCTTCCTACGCCAAGCCGATACGCCTATGGGACGCCTCCACAGGACAGGTAATGTAGGATGTATAACATGTCATAGTTCGTGTTTATTTACTTGTTAATTAGTGCTTTTAGAATTCTAGTATAAATagtttctttgatttattCCATCATGGATTTGGCTTAATCAGAAATCCGCTGCATCCGCAGGTTGCGGACTTCACCACCCACTTCTCCTTTAGAATCAACACACTTAACCAAACTGTATTTGGTGATGGCATAGCCTTCTTCATCGTCCCTTACAATTCCAGAATCCCACCTAACTCAACAGGGGGTTTTCTTGGATTATTCAGCTCCCACTCTGCTTTTGATACCTCCAAGAATCAAGTTTTTGCTGTTGAATTTGACAGTAAGAAGGATGATTGGGACTCGAACGCAGATCATATAGGAATCAATATCAATTCCATTAATTCTACTCGTCATCTTAATTGGAACTCCAGCATGAAGGATAACCGACTAGCCAATGCCTGGATAACATACAATTCCTCCACTAAAAATTTGTCTGTGTATCTAACTTATGATCACGATCCGATTTTTACTGGAAATTTTAGCCTCTCAGCTTCTGTTGACTTGAAAAGTTTATTGCCTGAAAAGGTCAGAATTGGATTCTCGGCCGCTACGGGGGACTGGTATCAAATACATAACATGATTTCTTGGAACTTCAATTCAACCTTGGACGATAATACGGGAGGTGGagataacaataaaaatattggtCTGGCCATTGGCATAGGTGTTGGGCTTGGTGTTTTGATATGTGGGTTGAGTTTGTTCGGATTTCTTTGGTGGAGGAGACAGTTGACAAGGAGAATGGAAGATGTGGAAGATCTTATGGATGATGAGTTTGAAAGAGGAACTGGCCCAAAAAGGTTCACTTATAGGGAATTAACTCACGCCACAAAGAATTTTGATGAGGCCGGCAAGCTTGGAGAAGGAGGGTTTGGAGGTGTTTACAAGGGTTTGTTAACCGAATCAGATACAGAAATCGCGGTAAAGAGGGTTTCCAGAGGATCAAGACAGGGGAAAAAAGAGTACGTATCTGAAGTGAAGATTATAAGTCGTTTGAGGCATAGGAATCTTGTTCAGCTCCTCGGTTGGTGCCATGAACGAGGTGATTTCCTATTGGTTTATGAGTTCATGCCCAATGGTAGCCTG
This genomic window from Cucurbita pepo subsp. pepo cultivar mu-cu-16 chromosome LG01, ASM280686v2, whole genome shotgun sequence contains:
- the LOC111804847 gene encoding uncharacterized protein LOC111804847 isoform X2; its protein translation is MKVVLEICKFQETLRGISCTLECLLLLDEVEIPEELVDVSVRVVQVSPTVMKKLSGMQSTESIDAIALMRIPDSFYSLDGNLKQAHCKRWFPSPHRILVLEGIQDPGNLGTLIRSALAFKWNGVFLLPGCCDPFNEKALRASRGASFQLPIVSGTWNHLEALKTEFQMKMLAGHPESNELKPVSVLSQQFANSSKDIPLCLVLGSEGSGLSEKCWQVCELLSIPMAGGFESLNVSVAGGIFLYMLQAVNDRHI
- the LOC111778723 gene encoding L-type lectin-domain containing receptor kinase IX.1-like, translated to MAISNLGVQTNHHFHALQFFIFSLILFKVHSLSFTFPNFQPNNPDLFVEGDSSISNDVIQLTTNQVDASLTESAGRASYAKPIRLWDASTGQVADFTTHFSFRINTLNQTVFGDGIAFFIVPYNSRIPPNSTGGFLGLFSSHSAFDTSKNQVFAVEFDSKKDDWDSNADHIGININSINSTRHLNWNSSMKDNRLANAWITYNSSTKNLSVYLTYDHDPIFTGNFSLSASVDLKSLLPEKVRIGFSAATGDWYQIHNMISWNFNSTLDDNTGGGDNNKNIGLAIGIGVGLGVLICGLSLFGFLWWRRQLTRRMEDVEDLMDDEFERGTGPKRFTYRELTHATKNFDEAGKLGEGGFGGVYKGLLTESDTEIAVKRVSRGSRQGKKEYVSEVKIISRLRHRNLVQLLGWCHERGDFLLVYEFMPNGSLDTHLFKGKTMLTWEVRYKIAVGLASSLLYLHEEWEQCVVHRDIKSSNVMLDSNFNAKLGDFGLARFVDHEMGSQTTVLAGTMGYLAPECVTDGKASKESDVYSFGVVALEIACGRRPVEARAEPDQVRLVEWVWGMYGRGQVLEAADKRLEMDFDEQQMESLMVVGLWCCHPDFKMRPSIRQVINVLNVEAPLPALPAKLPVPMYFSPPLDLCKFTYTSTGSTETPVDRSECSCSNCSTYTTKSSGSSMSLLKSER
- the LOC111804847 gene encoding uncharacterized protein LOC111804847 isoform X1, coding for MQCSCISLPSNLKLGPSVSKFKLSSNLKVEAIDLAARISLPSHVKAITSTSNPFVKHCVKLRFSSSYRHFHGSVIVVGATPIREICKFQETLRGISCTLECLLLLDEVEIPEELVDVSVRVVQVSPTVMKKLSGMQSTESIDAIALMRIPDSFYSLDGNLKQAHCKRWFPSPHRILVLEGIQDPGNLGTLIRSALAFKWNGVFLLPGCCDPFNEKALRASRGASFQLPIVSGTWNHLEALKTEFQMKMLAGHPESNELKPVSVLSQQFANSSKDIPLCLVLGSEGSGLSEKCWQVCELLSIPMAGGFESLNVSVAGGIFLYMLQAVNDRHI
- the LOC111777439 gene encoding L-type lectin-domain containing receptor kinase IX.1-like, translating into MAISNIGVQTNHHFHALQFFIFSFILFKVHSLYFTFPNFQPNNPNLFFEGDSFTSNGVIQLTNNQADGPLTESAGRASYAKPMRLWDASTGQVSDFATRFSFRINTLDESLYGDGIAFFIVPYDSRIPPNSTGGGFLGLFSSHSAFDTSKNHVFAVEFDSKQDDWDSSDNHIGININSINSTRHLVWNTSMKDNRTANAWITYNSFTKNLSVYLTYVKDPVFTRNVSISTTVDLKTLLPERVRIGFSAATGNWFQIHNIISWTFDSTLEDNIGGGGGGGGGDNNKNIGLAIGIGVGLGVLICGLSLFGFLWWRRQLTRRMEDVEDLMDDEFERGTGPKRFTYRELTHATKNFDEAGKLGEGGFGGVYKGLLTESDTEIAVKRVSRGSRQGKKEYVSEVKIISRLRHRNLVQLLGWCHERGDFLLVYEFMPNGSLDTHLFKGKTMLTWEVRYKIAVGLASSLLYLHEEWEQCVVHRDIKSSNVMLDSNFNAKLGDFGLARFVDHEMGSQTTVLAGTMGYLAPECVTDGKASKESDVYSFGVVALEIACGRRPVEARAEPDQVRLVEWVWGMYGRGQVLEAADKRLEMDFDEQQMESLMVVGLWCCHPDFKMRPSIRQVINVLNVEAPLPALPSKLPVPMYFAPPLNSCKLTYTSTGSTETLVDRSECSCSNCSTCTTESSGSSMSLLKSQTQH